A segment of the Ictalurus punctatus breed USDA103 chromosome 24, Coco_2.0, whole genome shotgun sequence genome:
AATGATCCTGCAGCCTCCAGAAGATCTCGTGAGGCAAATACAGAGATTGGCTAAAGGCACCAGTGCTGTATCTACCCAGACAAGAAGGAGGACAAGGCCTAGTAGATGTTGGGTCCAGAGTGAAGACATTCAAACTCCAAGTGGCTCAGAGACTTCTCTACAGGCAGGATGTGAGCTGGGCTGGGATAGCGTGCACCTTACTGAGGAAATCAGGTAATATGGGTCTAGATTGCCACTTGCTCTTGATGGACATAAGCAAGATGGATCTTACAGGACTAACACCATTTTATAGATGGTTAATGAAAGCATGGACACTTTTGGTGTTTTCCCAGTAATAGCAGCGGGCTGTGTGTAGTGCTCTTCTGCATTATAGAACAGTTACCAATGTACTTTAATGCTTTTCCATGTCTGTTTTTTGAGTGAGAGAGCGCGCTACGATACTCAGTGTCCACTGGTTCAGTTTGTTCTGACTTCTGTCCAAACCTGACACCTTCACATTCATCAGACACTTGGAGATGTTTTGGGCTCAGCTGGTGCTTTGGGAAATGGTATAGACACTGGCCTATGTGCTGTTTTTGTGGGCAAGGGGTCTCACTGGGGACGCTATTTGGAATGCTATTGTGTAGCTGTGCCTTTACCATTTTGACTCTTGTCCTGGAGTCAGGATCATACTGCTGGTACTGGCAGTGTCAGGTTCTTTTAAGAACACACTTACACATGCTACGCTACTCACGGTAGGCCATTACCATTCCGTTTCTTTCCAACAAAAAACAAGCTTTTTACTGCATTAAAACTCATGTTGTGTTTCAGTAAAAGGAAATGCTGCGTCCATGGAATTGTCATTGCCATGTCATTGCACATAGgattaaaacaaatgctttGTTTCTACTTATGTTGCTTGTAGCATTTTAAGATATATTAAGGTGTAAGAGGCTGTGCCACACCCCGcacagccagcagagggcagcagcagcacacagTGAGAGTAGCCGTGTGGGGGAACTCAGTTACCCAGATTTCTCATGGCTTATTAACCGGGACTGCCTGCACCTGCCAGGCAGGATACTTAAGGCAAGACTTTGACGCTTCTCCTTGTCCTACCTTTGCAGAGGAGTGACTGGTATGGTATGTCAGGGCTTTGCATGAGGTAAGAgtgaaaggagaaagaaaaggtgtaaaagaaaatataaattagaaaaaaaaaacaggattggaaagtggaggaaaaagaaagatgaaaaaTTAAGATCTAAGACAACTGAAAAGAATGAACTAATGTAGTTTTCATCTTTAGAATTATAAATATTGTGAATCCTGAAGATCGCCAAGTTGTGAAAGATCACTGCTATTGCTGACTTTGTGTTCCTATCTAATTATGAAGACtactttgttttgattttgccacttgtgtgtgtggtctttGTTTAGTGTTCCCCACCTTTTTTCTCCTGTACTGTTCTGTCCAATCAGTAGTAAGTCCACCTAGTGGCAGCGTAGAAAagcatttaattcaattttatttgtatggcaCTCTTTACAATAGATGTTTCAAAGCTGCTCTAcaaaaatatcaacacggtatacagatattaagtgtgaatttatcccaactgagcaagctggtggcgaggaaaaactccctaagatgttaagaggaagaaaccttgagaggaacccgactcagaagggaacccatcctcatctgggtaacagttagtgtgaaaaagttcattatgaattcatatgaagtctgtatggccttaggagcagccgtagtcccagcagtctgtaATTGGAGAAGGTGagcgctccatccagaggtaggacatctgAAATGTATCAGgaaggtctggagagcagaaaggatcaggatctctagtatctccatgaagtcgtgtgtggctcgacagaactagagacggagagaaaagattgggactgtgcttagcgtaacaaagtctagtcagggttggcttgagtaaacaaatacgttttaagcctggacttaaacaccgagactgtgtctgagtcccgaacactaacaggaagactgttccataactgcaGATCTGTCATGTCTGCTTTCTGCTGGGCAGCACTGCGAGCAATGCTACGGGCAATACGGCTGGATTCCCCTTCTGAAGGAtcagtgctaaataaaaaaaaatatttcacatggATTCATATGTTTACAAATTGTGGATTCTATTAATTGTGTCGACAAGTATAAAACACGCTTACCTCGACTGACCAGCCAGCAAATCCAAGAGCTGACTAGCCCTCACTGCGTTGTCCGCCTGCTTCATGCGgtaatgtttcattttcacttaggggtgtactcacttttgttgccagcggtttagtcattaatggctgtgtgtggagttattttgaggggacagcaaatttacactgttacacaagctgtacactcactactttacattgtagcacagtgtcatttcctcagtgttgtcacatgaaaagctatcatcaaatatttacacaaatgtgaggggtgcactcacttttgtgagatactgtatataggatGAGAATGGCGTCCACTTGTTACTCAAATTCTTTTTCAGCAGAAGGGCTGTCCATCGTCACTGAAGACTTTTGAGTTTGTTCCTCATATAGAAGACACTTCACTCTGTTTTGTTCATATTCTTATTCTGCTCCtgcatttgcttgattttttttgcttGGTGATTATAACATGTCCttaactgcattttgtgttacTGGTGTTTTCTTCCTTGTTTCCTTAGTCGTGTTTTTCAACATTGTCCTTCCTGCATCTTCCTGATAGATCTGCTTTACTGAGTAATGGATCCCATTCCGTAAGTGAAGATACATTTTCATTAGTCTACTTGCAACTGTAGAAAATATTGACTCTAAAAGTCCTCCCTTCTCTGTACGTTTTAATTAAAACCCTTTTAATGTGTACTAAGGCTTGGAAAAACTTTTCTCTGattaagatttaaatgaagtgtctttttttctatttccagTAAATTCAAAAGGAACTACCTTCTCTGTCCTGTCTGCAAGAAGACCTGGGACTGCCTGTCAGTGCATCTGCACAGAGTCTGCATGAAGACCGATCCTGAAGAAGCCATTGAAGCAGTAGTGGAGAGGGCGACGGCGGAAATGCGTGTGCTTCTGGCAAAAGGCAGGGTGATTAATTACGACCGGCTGGGTCAGATTTTGGGCTCTGCTGACCCAATGAGCAGGTTGGTGGAAAATCTTTTCAGTCCTTTGAAAACTTctggtctccttctgtctgaaatgtatttacaggCAATCTAAACCTTGCCTTCTTGGTTTTGGAAAGGCTGATTGAGGAACTGGAGAGTCGCTTTTTGGTGGTGACCGATGTGCCCCCAGCACTACCTACTACCAGTGCAAGGGCAGAGCCTTCCTCCTCCAGAGCCACACAGCCAACAGAGTTGGACAGTGAACAGTCAGAGAGCTCCTGTCAGCGGTGGAAGAGCAGTTTTGAGACCTTTCAATGGTGAGAATCTCAGTTTTAATAGCTTTACTGATTGTGTTTTTGAATAATCGTCAGACATATGCAGTTTTATAACCAAACACTTTCCTCATTGCAGTAACCCTGGTGTGCAGTGGACCAACCCGGGAAGAAAGCTGATGGCAGAGAAGGGGCTTTACAAGAAGCACTCTATCGACCATGCATTGCTGAAGGGTTTTTCGTCATTTTTGTGGAAAGACCTTCAAAACCCTAAACAGGAGGTGAGTACTaccataaaaacattttagagtTGATTAAAAGTTTGATATCCAAGAACAATATTTTCACAATGCAAACTAGTCATGATGACAAGGTCATCTAACGTGTCCTTTTTTCCAGGTTGAAAACGTTGCACGTTTTCTGTGTTACATGGACCCACGGGCTCCGTCCCTGGAATTtgtcagacagagagaagacGCAGCAGTTTCTCAGGGAGCTGACTGATGTGGGGCTTTCAAAGCAGACTCAACTTATCTACATGAAAAACCTGAAAAGGTTGGTAGAatttggtgttttctttttcatattaaAACTTGCACACACAAGAACTTAATTGTGCTTGAATACATGTACATACTTCTTACTAGTGCTTTCCATACAGATTCCTCACCTACCAGACCATCAACACCAACCTGAGGCATGATGACAAGGACCTGCATACAGACTGTAGGGAGTTCATAGACTACCTCGGACTGCTGCAGAAGAGCTGCAGTGAGAAGGTCAGCGAGGAGATTACCCAAAAAAGGCAAGTTTATTTTTGCACCCATTTGACTGATTTACACCACATATATGTGAGCACTGTGACAAATCATATTATGATGTGTTAATGTTTGATCTTTTTCACAGGCACGAGAGGTTGACAGCAGATGGAGAACTGACAACGCATGACTGCACAGCTGTGCTCAGGGCCACGTGTGTGCGGCCACGACTCCGGTCCTGCATCAGGAAGCGGAAGAGGGACGATCTGGATGGGACTGAAGAGAGATTCTTCATCTCATCCGCGAGTGGAAGAATACACAATCCCTCCAATGACCTCCGACGGCTGCACATAAGGTAAGC
Coding sequences within it:
- the LOC108261119 gene encoding uncharacterized protein LOC108261119; protein product: MDPIPKFKRNYLLCPVCKKTWDCLSVHLHRVCMKTDPEEAIEAVVERATAEMRVLLAKGRVINYDRLGQILGSADPMSRLIEELESRFLVVTDVPPALPTTSARAEPSSSRATQPTELDSEQSESSCQRWKSSFETFQCNPGVQWTNPGRKLMAEKGLYKKHSIDHALLKGFSSFLWKDLQNPKQEVENVARFLCYMDPRAPSLEFVRQREDAAVSQGAD